The following coding sequences lie in one Mycobacterium gordonae genomic window:
- a CDS encoding ATP-binding cassette domain-containing protein → MDEVSGVPETAGLRVRGGGRRWVLASGRVWTVGRSGESDIQLDNPRVSRVHAVLEATGSGWVLSNRSSNGMYVAGARVERVVIADQPVTVVLGSATSGEQVEFHPGLGSTGPVSIGQATTRVDPLPLPVPTRPDAAAETPETAPTTELALPPLPSDELGLGTPPGVQTTSLRTPTAVHAIDAQTISIGRAPENTVVLHDLLVSRRHALLRRTPAGWELLDNHSANGTYVNGTRITRAVIGPDDIVGIGHQLLHLAGERLVEYVDTGDISYEAANLHVETHAGRGQAKVLLDDVSFVLPQRSLLAVVGPSGAGKSTLLGALTGFRPATTGTVRYDDRDLYDNYPELRHRIGFVPQDDILHTPLTVRRALNYAARLRFPHDVSATERTQRIEEVLTELGLATQADQRIDSLSGGQRKRTSVALELLTKPSLLFLDEPTSGLDPGYEKSVMQTLRTLADDGRSVVVVTHNIAHLNMCDRLLVLAPGGRLAYFGPPQQALAYFGCTDFADLFILLENDTDTDWTTRYNTSPLHAAFTPTPTNHPHTPRPEHPTKPKPQPKAQQSPLAQFAILSRRYLAVIAADRQYTLFLLALPLLLSLFTYAVPGDAGLSLANAIEKMSTQPGQLLVLLVIGGALMGCASSIREIVKEQAIYRREHGIGLSGAAYLASKLAVLGAITTAQGLILGLLGVAFLPAPDQSVVMPWPRIEVAVAVVAVTVVSMILGLLISALISNADRGMPLLVLVVMAQLVLCGGMFPVKDRIPLEQLAWLSPSRWAYAMAASTVDLNDLRRTAGGDQDPMWDYDVGSWLIAAAACAAQAVVLVVLIVLRLRRMGPQRRARK, encoded by the coding sequence ATGGACGAGGTGTCGGGGGTACCGGAGACCGCCGGGTTGCGGGTGCGTGGGGGTGGTCGTCGTTGGGTGCTGGCCTCGGGGCGGGTGTGGACGGTGGGGCGTTCGGGTGAGTCCGATATTCAGTTGGACAATCCGCGGGTCTCGCGGGTGCATGCGGTGTTGGAGGCCACTGGGTCGGGGTGGGTGTTGTCCAATCGCAGCAGCAACGGCATGTATGTGGCGGGTGCGCGGGTGGAGCGGGTGGTGATCGCCGATCAGCCGGTGACGGTGGTGTTGGGATCGGCGACCTCGGGAGAGCAGGTGGAGTTTCATCCCGGCCTGGGGAGCACCGGGCCGGTGTCGATCGGGCAGGCCACGACCAGGGTGGACCCGCTGCCGCTGCCGGTACCGACGCGACCCGACGCCGCCGCCGAAACCCCCGAGACCGCCCCGACCACCGAGCTGGCGTTGCCGCCGCTGCCCAGCGATGAGCTGGGGCTGGGCACCCCGCCGGGGGTGCAGACCACCTCGCTGCGCACCCCGACCGCGGTGCATGCGATCGACGCTCAGACCATCAGCATCGGGCGCGCCCCGGAGAACACCGTGGTGTTACACGACCTGCTGGTCTCGCGCCGCCACGCCCTGCTGCGGCGCACCCCCGCGGGCTGGGAACTGCTCGATAACCACTCCGCCAACGGCACCTACGTCAACGGCACCCGCATCACCCGCGCGGTCATCGGCCCCGACGACATCGTGGGCATCGGCCACCAGCTGCTGCACCTGGCCGGCGAGCGCCTCGTGGAATACGTCGACACCGGCGACATCTCCTATGAAGCCGCCAACCTGCACGTCGAAACCCACGCGGGCCGAGGGCAAGCCAAAGTCCTACTCGATGACGTCAGCTTCGTGTTGCCCCAACGCAGCCTGCTGGCCGTCGTGGGCCCCTCCGGCGCCGGCAAGTCCACCCTGCTGGGCGCGCTGACCGGCTTTCGCCCCGCCACCACCGGCACCGTGCGCTATGACGACCGCGACCTGTATGACAACTACCCCGAACTGCGCCACCGCATCGGCTTCGTCCCCCAAGACGACATCCTGCACACCCCCCTGACCGTGCGCCGCGCCCTGAACTACGCCGCCCGCCTGCGCTTTCCCCACGACGTCAGCGCCACCGAACGCACCCAGCGCATCGAAGAAGTCCTCACCGAACTCGGCCTGGCCACCCAAGCCGACCAACGCATCGACTCGTTGTCCGGCGGCCAACGCAAACGCACCAGCGTCGCCCTGGAACTGCTGACCAAACCCTCTCTGCTGTTCCTGGACGAACCCACCTCCGGACTGGACCCCGGCTACGAAAAATCAGTCATGCAAACCCTGCGCACCCTGGCCGACGACGGCCGCTCAGTGGTCGTGGTCACCCACAACATCGCCCACCTCAACATGTGCGACCGCCTGCTGGTCCTGGCCCCCGGCGGCCGCCTGGCCTACTTCGGCCCACCCCAACAAGCCCTGGCCTACTTCGGCTGCACCGACTTCGCCGACCTGTTCATCCTGCTCGAAAACGACACCGACACCGACTGGACCACCCGCTACAACACCTCCCCCCTACACGCCGCCTTCACCCCCACCCCCACCAACCACCCCCACACACCCCGACCCGAACACCCCACCAAACCCAAACCCCAACCCAAAGCCCAACAAAGCCCCCTGGCCCAATTCGCCATCCTGTCGCGGCGCTACCTCGCCGTCATCGCCGCCGACCGCCAATACACCCTGTTCCTACTCGCCCTCCCCCTGCTGCTGAGCCTGTTCACCTACGCCGTCCCCGGCGACGCCGGACTCTCCCTGGCCAACGCCATCGAGAAGATGTCGACACAACCGGGCCAACTCCTGGTGTTGCTGGTCATCGGTGGCGCGCTGATGGGCTGTGCTTCCTCGATTCGGGAGATCGTCAAGGAACAGGCGATCTACCGGCGCGAACACGGCATCGGACTGTCCGGCGCCGCCTACCTCGCCTCCAAACTCGCCGTCCTCGGCGCCATCACCACCGCTCAGGGACTGATCCTGGGCCTGCTCGGCGTGGCATTCCTGCCCGCGCCGGACCAGTCGGTGGTGATGCCCTGGCCCCGGATCGAGGTAGCCGTGGCGGTGGTGGCGGTGACCGTGGTGTCGATGATCCTCGGCCTGCTCATCTCGGCACTGATCAGCAACGCCGACCGCGGCATGCCGCTGCTCGTGCTGGTCGTCATGGCCCAACTCGTGCTCTGCGGCGGCATGTTCCCGGTCAAAGACCGCATCCCACTGGAACAGCT